CGCGTAGGCATTCGATCACCGCGTTGGATGCCGCATCCTGGAAGGATAGACCCATGGACCCGCCGTCATTGGCTGGCGGGGTTTGCCAAAACAGGGACAATGTTCCGCCTTCTTCCAGGGTGTTGGTCATCGGTCGATCAGCAACCATCGTACCGCCGCCATAGGACCACAATGCAAAACTGGTATGGGGAATCAGCAACTCGGGATGCTCTGCTGCGGTGGCTATATACCGCCCGGCGCCTCCGTCATTATTGTAGGCCGTCAATGACCATGGGCCGAAGCCCGAACCGAGGTTGGCATTGTTGCTCCAGGTGTCGGAGGTATAACTGGAGGCCGAATCAACGACCGGTTCGTAGCGGCTCCAGTCGGCATTGGTGGTGGTGAGCCAGATGCGATTATAACCCACATCATTGGTACATTCAAAGGACCACCGTTGATCCGCGCTGTTGGTTGTGATTCCCGATGCGCCGTTGAACAGATTGCTCCACTGAATCACACTGCTTTGTGCGGAAGTACATTCGCCGGTAAAGCAAACGATGGCTGCCTCATTGGAATAGGCCTGCCCATCGATGGGCGATATAATGGTAATATTCGGCAGGGCGCTGCGCGTCGCGCGAATGATTTTCACCTGTTCTTCTGTTTGCTGACCTGTGCCGTTTAGTGCGGTGAAGGCGAGGGTGTTGGTTCCTTCGTTCAATGCGATGGCGTCGATCTGCCAGTTGGTGGTCATAGGGGAAAAGGCTCCGTCGGCACCGGTGAGCAGATTGCTCCAGCCGATGGTTCCCATCATAACCAGATTACTGTTGCATGATCCCGCGACGGTATAATTCGTGGTGCTCCACATGATGTTGGTTGCTAATACAGGGTCTGTGATCGCCAGTTCCGGCAGCGGTGCCAACCGTACCGCCATCAGTGATTTTGTGTCCTGCATTCCGTTGGTGCTGGTGGCGATGACGTGAATCAGGTTGCTTCCGTACGTCAGAGGCGTAACCACGCCTATCCAGTTGGTCGCCGGTCCAATGGAACGGGTTGTCCCGTTTAATGCGTTGCTCCAGATAAGTGTTTCGGAATTCATCACCGTTCCCGTCAATGTGATTTCTGTGGCATCGGTATCCACTATGGTGGCGGACGGATTGGCAACGGTGAGTTCCGGATAGGAGGCATCCCGATGGAATACATAGAGGCTTTTACTGAGAGTCTGGCGGGTAACCCAGATGTTATTGAACATCAAATCGCTTTGTGCCTCTGCGGATAATCCGCGCATCATGAGAGAGAAACGGTCGGGTACTTCGCTCGGCAGCGTATTGGTTGTTATGAATTCGCTGGTTTCGTCATAGACGATGCGTGCGGTCATCAGGCCTGCAACGCTGCGGTTCAGTTCTACATGAAAGAGGGTGGTGGTAGAAATCGTCGGGAGCAGCGTGTCGGTGAAATGGGTTCCGTCCCAGGATATTTCCACGGTATTGGTTACCCAGCGCAGGGCTGCGACGGTGTTGCTGTTTTCTGCCAAAAGGGAGAGCTGACGCGTCCCGGTGTCGTATCGTTTTAGGAGGATATCCATGGAAAACCGGCCGGCGGTCAATGAATCGGATAGCACGCGGCTCACTTCAACGGACGCATCGTCAGAGGAGTGCGCATACAAACCAAAGGCTTTGCCGTTGGCTGAGTTGATATTTAACCCATGACCCATGCCGCGTGAGTCGCCGAGAAAGGTTCCGGCTGATCCTGTATCGGGGTGGACGCTGATCTGCCAGCCGTTATTCCATCCGGTTCCGCTGTCTGATCCATCGCTCCATTGGGAATAATTTCCTGCTTCATCATGGGCTGTGGCCCAGATCCATTCGGGTGCGCCTCTGGCTGTTACGGTTAGTTGATTGGTTCCGTCGGATAGGGGAACGGATGCGTTCCAGGTATCGCCCATGACCATATTCCCACTGTTCGTCGTGGTTTCGTTGACCCATGTCATGCTGGCGGCGTTGGAATGACTGCCGGACAGCGTGGCATCGGCCACGGAGTTTGGATACACCGTGCCATTGGTCGGGCTGACGATGATGAAGTCCACGGCGGGGTTGAATCGGGTCACGGTGGATGTGACGGTGGTCAAACCGATGCCCTGTCCCACAGAAAAGACCAGTATATTTTCTCCCTCAGCCAGAGGAATATCGCCTGACCAGCGGCCTTCATTGACCGCAAACTGGCCATTGGTGGATGTGCTGGTATTGTTCCATAATACCCCGTTGGTGATGTTGCCGGCTGTGCCGGATGCGGTGATCAGTGCAATGTCTGTGTCGACATAACTGAAGGCCGGGGCAGGGGAGTCCAGGGAGAGTTCCGGATGATCGAGTCGAATGATGCCGATGGAATCCGAGGCTTTGCGTCCCAGATAGTTGGTTCCGGCTACGATGAAGAGATTGGTTCCGACATCCAGAGAAGCAGCACTGATCTGCCAGTTTGTGGTGGTTGCCAGCGATCCGCCTTCTGAGGTTAGTGCATTGGTCCAGACCATCCCCAGTACGTTGGTGTTGGCGGTGCCGTTCAATGTGATATTCGTGGTATCATAGCCCACTGTGAGGGATGAACTAGTGAATGCTATGACGGGGGGCGCAATATATTCGCGGATAACCGTGACGGTATCAGATACGCGGGTTTGTTTTAAATCCAGTTCGTTAATGAATAAGCGGTAGGTGTCACTGGCATTATCTCCGCCGCCACAATAGAAGGTAACTCCGCCGATCACTGTTCCGATTTCCAGATTGGTGCTGATGGACTGTGTTCCTGTGCTGTCGCTGCGCTCTACAGAAAATTGTACGGCTGTTGCCGTGGTTTGTGTTACGGTGATCAGATAATTGTATCCTGCGCCGCTGTTGATCCAGCCGGTGTTTTGTGCGCCCGATGCATCGGTTTTGTTTGCCCATGTTTCATCTGCGGCTTTATTGAAATTGATCAGCTCTGTTCCGTCGGGTGAGAGCAGGTTGAACCCTTTGGCTCCGTTGTTGTAATTCATTCCCATTCGGAACTGAAAGGATGATCCTTCGGTCAGCGGACTGTGCAGCATGCGCATGGCGTGGGCATATTGTCCATTGTACCCATACATGGAAAAGGCCTTGCCTTCACTGTCAATATCTACCTGTGTTCCACATCCCGTGGAGGATTTGATTTCATATCCGGAATCGGGGTTATTGCTGAAATACCAGGCATCGAAGCCCGAGCCTTCGTTGTCATCCTGCTGCCAGCCGCCGGTGTAGCTGGATGCGTTGTCCGAGCCGGAGAAAAAGGTGTTGCCGGCGGCGCAGGCGGTGACGGTAATGATGTTGGTGCCCTGTGGCAGCTCGCTGTCAAACGTCCATGCAGTGCCTGCTGCGGTTGTGCCGTTGGTTGCGCCGTCTTCATCATTGGATAACGTCCATGTGAGGGGAATATTGGTGTCGACCTGACTGGCACAGCCGCCGGTCACGAACACGGTGTTGCTGTCACTCGACCAGGTGTAAGGTCCCGGTGAAGCCGGCTCCAGAATGCGGATGCCGCTTATGGCCGCGAGGCGATCGATGCTCAGAGGGGCCACCACCGTTCCCTTGGTGAAGGCAAAACGGCTGTAAAAAACGGGTCCGCCGCTGTTGGTGCTGGTGTTGATGTTGAACATCTCAAACATGGACGGATAGCGCGTTGCCCGTCCTGTATCCACAAAGGTGCCCGATCCCGAATAGATATCACCTTTGGAAGAGATCACATCCATTTTATAAGTGCGTGATCCGGTGACGGTCATATAAAAACGAAGTGCCGTGGTGGAGGTCCATTTGATTCCCGTGGAATGGGTACCCTCGGCATCGGCATAGGCGTACTCGCCGCCGTTTTGTCCCGTGGCAAAAATCGACCAGACTTCATTGGTGGTCGCATCCATGACGCCCAACCCCATGCGCTGGGTTGGCTGCGGATAACCGCAGATCATCGTCGCCGAATAAACATCCCCCGGCTGCATGTGCGGATAGCCCTCCGAGAGGGCGCAGTAGCGAATGTTGGAATAGTGATTCTTGTTATAGATCTGATCCAGAAATTCGCAGTTTAAAAAATCGAGTGCAGAGGCATCCGTGAAATCCTCGGTTGCTTCCTGACACATAGCCTCAACGGTTCCCGTGCCCCCGTCGACTATATCAACAGATCCCTCCATACCCAATTTGGGTTTAAACGAGGCGTACCACCCACTGATGTTGGCCGTCGAGTAGTCGCGTGTATCATCATAGGCATACACGTCCGCATTCGCGGTCTGTCCCATGACCATGCGGGCGTTTTTTCCTTCTTCCAGAGCCATGTCAAAGGACCAGTTGGTCTCTGTCAGCGGGATGTCCCCATAACTATGATCCAGTATGTTGCTCCATTGCAGCGAGGTGACATTGGTTGATATCTGACCTGTTACCATAAAATTAGTGACACTATTCAGTACCCATGCTTCGCCATGTGCTGGCTCAATGATCGTTACCTCGTCCAATATCGGAGGGGCGTCGTCGCGTACAATCTCTACTGTTTCGGTAATTTCGCCGCCCGCCGCATTGGTGGCCATGATGGTGATGATATTGGTACCGACGGACAGCGGATCGATCACAAAAGACCATTCGGGCGCATAGTCAAATTGACCAGAACCCCCCATATTATTACTCCAGCTGATTATCCCCGATGTGTTGGTGTCGCTCGTCCCCCGGATGATGATATTCGACACCGCATGGTCTGCATAAAAGGGATTGGTTTCCGGATAAACGATACTCATTTTCGGATTGATAATCGGTGTCACATAGACGCTGGACCAGCTGGCACCCACGCGTATCGCATCGATGTAGTAGTCCGCCGCGCCATCTTCCCATGCTGTCTGATATAATGCCACGCGATCCACTTCACTGCCGGTGGTTGGTCCAGTCCAGTTGACTCCATTGGTTGTCTCTGTGGCGGCATCTTCATTGACCCACAAGCTGAATTGATTATTTGTACTGTCAGCACCGTACATGAACTTCATGGTGATTTTATATGTAACGCCTGTATGGAGAGAGACTGGAAGTGTAACTTGTGCCATTGTTCCATCATTTCCACTAATGCCCAGTGAGTAAGTGCTGTAGGTTGTTTTATCGCCCTTGGCAATGATTCGTGCTGATTTAGCTGTATCATCTTTTAGGATGAAAATTTCGGTCGAAGAGCCGTTATCAAAGCGATCCACCTGCAATAGGAAGCTTGAATAAACATTGGTTAATCCTGCCAGTACGACACAATGATCATCCTCATCCGTCGCTCCCATCTGCACCATGCGGCCATCGGCCTTGTACCCGGCATAGATCAAATTGCCATCCACCACCGCAATGCCATTACTCCCGCCCGACTTCTCCCATTGCTTGGATGTGCCCGCCGATACATTGGTCAGTATGCCCGCTGCATAGTCGAAGTTTTCAATAAAAACCGCTTCGTCGGCACAAACCATACCCATAGAAACCAATAACAAAAAGAGAGCACGCCGAACGCTATTCATTAGACCCATTCCTCACAAGCAACCACCACCGGATAGAACACCGATTAAAAATATTAAAAGGATTTAGTATCAAACAAAGTCAGTTGATGCAACGTATATTATGTAAACCCACCACCATTCATGGGTGTTCATAACTGTGTATTTCATCGCATGAAGTAAATATCGTCGAATCGTTCTACCTTCTATTTGCAGTTCCAATGATTGGAACTTTTTGTGACGAAAGTTCCAATGTCTGGAACTTTCGTCACAAGGTGCGTTAGGCGGATGGATTACTCAAGTGAGATGTTTTTGTCATCTTTGGATAATTTGTGATGCTTGCTTTCGCTGCCGGGATTGCACATGTCTTCGGGCTGATGCGTGGACTGCAATACCGTCTGCCATAACCATCCGTTGGAATCCACCATTTTGCGCGCGCCCAGCATGGATATGGGCAGGTGAACCAGACGGGAATTGTGCATTCCGACGAGCATGTTGGTTTTGCCGGCCATGCCTGCATGTACCGCGCTGTTGCCCAGACGCAGGCAGTATTCTGAATCTGTGGCATTGGCGGGTCGGCTGCGAATGGAATAACTGGGATCGAAATATTTTAGATTCACTTCTTTGTTCGTGCCTTTAAAATGATCAATGATCTCATCTCTTAAAAAGGTGCCGATATCCGATAGGCGCTTATTGCCTGATTTATCTGTGTCAGCCGATTTGCTGGCCATCAGTTCCTGTCCCGCTCCTTCTGCAACGACAATCACCGCATGGGACTTTTTATTCAGTCGCCGTTCCAGATGATAGAGCAGTCCATTGGGGCCGCGAAGATCAAAGGGGACTTCCGGAATCAGGCAGACGTTCACATTGCTGTTCGACAGGGCGGCAGATGCAGCAATCCAGCCGGAATGGCGCCCCATGAGTTTGACCAGGCCGATGCCGTTGCGATAGGCCTTGGCTTCGGCATGGGCGGCGTTGATATTGTGCCAGGCTACTTCCACTGCCGTCTGGAATCCAAAGGATCGTTCGACCAGTGCAATGTCGTTGTCAATGGTTTTGGGAATACCGATGACGGAAATATTGAGTCCGCGTTTTTTTACTTCCTGATAAATGTCGCTGGCACCGCGCAGTGTGCCGTCTCCGCCAATGGTGAAAAGAATGTCCACTTTGTAATGAATGAGTGTTTCGGCGATTTCCGAGGGTTCCTGGAATCCACGGGACGACATGAGCATGGTGCCGCCTTTTTCGTGAATATCATCGGTGTTGTCGGTGTTCAGTTCCATGGGCTGATGATAGAATTTGGCCACCAGGCCTTCATAACCATATTTGAAACCAAGAACCCGTTTGACGCCGTATTCCTCCATGGCGCAAAAAGTGATGGCGCGGATCACATCGTTCAAACCGGGGCAAAGGCCGCCGCAGGTGACAATGCCGACGGTCGTTTCAGCGGGATTGAAATAGATTTTTTCGCGAGCTCCCGCCAGTTCGTAGTATTCAATATCTTGAATGCTGTTGTATTGGCCCAGATCTTTGACTCGATTAAATCGGGCAACGCCCTCGCCTGCATAAAAACGCTGTTTTTTACGCATGAGCGGGGATTCAAAGGCACAGTCCCCGATGGTATCCACAGAGATGATGCGGGGACTGGACGTGCTTTTTTCTTTTGACATAGCGACTCCTTTAACTGGTGATTTAATCATAAAAAAGTTCTAAAAGTCACGATAGTGCAAAATAAGTGCCGGTTCGTCAACCTCAGAGCAACAATGCTCACACAAACGGTCTGTCTTATGTCAGCGGTCGGTTAAGCGTTTTGTCCGCCGGCTTGAAGGTGAACAGGAAGCACCTTTTCGTCGCATGGAAACTAATGCGTTGGGGTTGGAGAAGGGATTTGTGCCGGAGGACAGTGTCCGTCGGGGTATGAAAAAAGTAACGGATGACTGCTGGGATGAATGTCAGAGATGGTTGTCAAAAGCAGAACTGGCGTTAGCTAAGCCTGTGCTTGCTGAACCAAACATTTTAGATCCGGGGCTGTGAGCCCAATATATCGATGAATTGCCATTTTCCCCGGCGAAAACGCAGGATAAACCCGACGCCAAGGAGAATGACATAGCCGCAAACCCATGCCCATGCGGAGATGATGCTCATGTTTAACCATACGATGAGGATAAAAGCACCGGGAACCAACAGACCCCACGCAAGTATCAGTGAGAAGACCATGACAAATCGCGTATCTCCTGCGCCCTTCAGTGCAGAACCATAAATGAGATTCGCCGCATCCGCATATCCCCAGAGGGCGGCAAAAATGAGAATGATTTTGGATGCAGGCAGGATTTCGCTCAATTTCAGTGTATTTGCTCCGCGATCTGTAAATAGCGATACGAGCATTTCCGGCTGAAAAATGAAGAAGTAGGCGGCAATGCTCATATAGAATACGCCGATCTGAAAGGCGGCATGCGTGTAGATACGTGATTTATTGGTGTCTCCGGCTCCCTGGTATTGTCCCACGAGAATGGAGGTGGCAATGCCTATCCCGACGAGCGGAAGAAAGGCTAATGTATTGATACTCAGTGCAATGGCACTAGTAGAAGAAGCCAGCTCGCCCATGCGGCCTGTCAGAAGGACAAAAATAGAAAAGGAACCGACATCCAGCGCGAGATGCAGGCCGGAAGGAATGGAGAAACGCAGCATACGCATAAAAAGAATATGATCGTAGTGCAGGTTTTTACGAACCTGAAATTCGGGAGGGGTATAGCGGGAAAAGTAAATGGCCAGCAAAATGACCGGACTGATGATTCCGGCAATAACTGTGGCATAAGCGGCTCCCTGAATGCCCAGGGCGGGAAGCCCGGCTTTGCCGAAAATGAGTAGATAATCCAAGACCACATTGACCGCATTGCATAAGATGGTGACGACCATGATGAGCTGTGTTTTGCCTCGTCCGGAAAAGAAACTGGAGAGCGCCGCATTCAACGGAATGGGGATGCTTCCGGCGACAATGATGGTGAAATAAGAGAGTTCTTCGGCGGTGACATCCGGCGCATGGCCGCAGGCCTGAATAATCCAGCGTCCAGGGATAATCAGTATAAGCAGCGCGGGGATCGAAAAGAGAGAGAAGGCCACCCCCT
This is a stretch of genomic DNA from Spartobacteria bacterium. It encodes these proteins:
- a CDS encoding ATP-dependent 6-phosphofructokinase, with the protein product MSKEKSTSSPRIISVDTIGDCAFESPLMRKKQRFYAGEGVARFNRVKDLGQYNSIQDIEYYELAGAREKIYFNPAETTVGIVTCGGLCPGLNDVIRAITFCAMEEYGVKRVLGFKYGYEGLVAKFYHQPMELNTDNTDDIHEKGGTMLMSSRGFQEPSEIAETLIHYKVDILFTIGGDGTLRGASDIYQEVKKRGLNISVIGIPKTIDNDIALVERSFGFQTAVEVAWHNINAAHAEAKAYRNGIGLVKLMGRHSGWIAASAALSNSNVNVCLIPEVPFDLRGPNGLLYHLERRLNKKSHAVIVVAEGAGQELMASKSADTDKSGNKRLSDIGTFLRDEIIDHFKGTNKEVNLKYFDPSYSIRSRPANATDSEYCLRLGNSAVHAGMAGKTNMLVGMHNSRLVHLPISMLGARKMVDSNGWLWQTVLQSTHQPEDMCNPGSESKHHKLSKDDKNISLE
- a CDS encoding MATE family efflux transporter; the protein is MLLHTGNQMKSPFYSLKVYRHVLRIAWPLIVSNGAFTAMLFCDRMFLAWHSTTSIQAALPAGIWAFTLTSGFMAVAAYTNTFVAQFYGAGDYNSCSKATAQGVAFSLFSIPALLILIIPGRWIIQACGHAPDVTAEELSYFTIIVAGSIPIPLNAALSSFFSGRGKTQLIMVVTILCNAVNVVLDYLLIFGKAGLPALGIQGAAYATVIAGIISPVILLAIYFSRYTPPEFQVRKNLHYDHILFMRMLRFSIPSGLHLALDVGSFSIFVLLTGRMGELASSTSAIALSINTLAFLPLVGIGIATSILVGQYQGAGDTNKSRIYTHAAFQIGVFYMSIAAYFFIFQPEMLVSLFTDRGANTLKLSEILPASKIILIFAALWGYADAANLIYGSALKGAGDTRFVMVFSLILAWGLLVPGAFILIVWLNMSIISAWAWVCGYVILLGVGFILRFRRGKWQFIDILGSQPRI